From the Triticum urartu cultivar G1812 unplaced genomic scaffold, Tu2.1 TuUngrouped_contig_6345, whole genome shotgun sequence genome, the window CCCCTTCAAAAAAATATACTACTGATATTTTCTAGTAGTATTGATGGACCCAGTCCATTAAATGACTAGAAATGGACAGTTTATATTATTTTGATCTACCGTAAAAGGTCTAAACTATGGGCAAGATCTCTTGTATGTGCATGAATGAATACATTGAATATTTTGACCCAAGAAATCATCTGTATGCACCcttagaaaagaaaagaaaaaaaatcatctGTATGAGAGAGAGGGGAGAAGAGTCTCTTCTTCTATTGTAGGCTCATCCTAAATAATCTCCATGCACAGTATAATAAAATTATAAATCCATCTAATTAATGAATTAAAGTCAAAGGAGTGCATACATATCATATATAAATActatttttttcatatatattcGGACGGCAAACTTACAGTAGTGTACATATATATTTGCATGTGAGCACacatacatgcatgcatgttgcTAACGTACACGCAAGCTCGCATAAGTAATCCTTATTCACCACACACATGTATAGCATCATGCATAGTAGCTGCCTTGTTTTTTTAACACAACTCACTGGGCATGCGGTAGTACAATAGGTGTAAGAATGCATGCATAGTCTGGGTCGTTAATTAGCTACCAGATAGCTAGTCATCCAGCGGCACGACATAGGCACCGAAGCCGACGAGGCCGTCGGCGCTGGAGCGGCCGAAGAAGCCGACGATGGCCCCGGTATCCCGCACAGGCACGCTGAAGGCGGTGCCCACCGGGCACCCGAAGGGGCCGTAGTCGTCTTGGGTGGACTCGAACTTGAGCGAGGTGACGCCGTAGTCATCGTAGGTGCCGCTGATGAAGGTGACGTAGTTGTCCTCGTTCATGGCGATGTTGCGCTGCTGGCCTTTGGTCCTGGAGCCCCAGGGGCCAACGCTGATGCGCTGGCCGGCCTTGTCCAAGTAGTTGTAGGAGAAGCCGAAGACGCGGCCGCCGGACCTCTCGCTGCTGCGGACGGCGATGCTCTGCAGCTGCACCGGCATGTTGCTGGCGTAGAGGTCCCTGGAGGAGCCGAGGTGGCCGCCCCAGGGGCCAATCTTGACGGGGCACTCCTTGGCCCCCGGCACGTAGACGCCCAGGGACTTGAGGGTGTCGTCGGAGTGGCCGAAGAAGGCCACCACCTCGTTCTTGCCCTGCCGCAGCGGCACGCTGAATGCGTCGCCCGCCGGACACCCGTACGTGCCGCGGTCCCCCTGGTTGGTGACTATCTTGAGCGAGGTCACCCCTCTGCTGTTGGAGGTGCCGCTCACATCGTTCACATGCTCCCCCTGGTTCATATAAatctgcatgcatgcatgcgctCAAATTTCTCAAATTTCTGCATGCATGTTGGAGTGGCCcaaaagagagagagagcgagCGTGTGTGCTGTGTACCGTTTTGACGCCTCCCCAGGTGTTGCCCCATGTGCCGACGTTGATGGCCCCTCCGGTCTGGTCCACGTAGGTGAAGGAGAAGCCAACGATGCAGCCTCCAGGGGTTTCGTTGCTATACACGGTGATGCTGATGAGGCGTTGGGGGCTGCTGTAGCTGTTGATGTCGCAAAGTTTTCCGCTGGGTAGACCCCATGAACCAATCTTCACTGCGCCCTATATACATCCCCATACCACACAAACCAATCTGGATTTAGCTAGTGCTCAATCACAAGCAAATCACATCATATGTAAGTAGTATGCATGCAGCTGCAATCACTTACCGCCATTCGATCAAGATGCAACTAGCTAGAGCTGGCTAGTGGCTAGCTAGCTAGGGAACGTACGTGTAGCTAGCTAGCCAGCCTGAGAGTGAGATGGATGATTGCTAGTGTGTAAGCCCCGCTATTTATAGCAAGCCCTAGCTTACGAATGCATATATTCACCACGCATCCATTGATTAGTTGATATTTCTAGTTATCCCGGCCAGTCGAATTCAACAAGCATAGACACGCACAATCACATACTTAAGCTTCTAGTAGACGGGCAAAGTCATCAGACATCTCGCTGTTTAGGGATAGGCCGCACACCATGGAATATTCAATCTTAGTGAGATACACGGGACGCCAAACCTGAGATTGCCGCATACCATGAAAAGAATATTTCgtcttagagcatctctagcagaccccttGAACCGTAAAATTAGAAACGCGATTTTCAGTTCGCGGAAAATGCGTTTCAAAGGTCAGTTTGAGCTGTGGCTGAACGAATCCCTCAAACTTAAACTATAGAACCGGATATTTGCTTATATTTTCTTCTACGTCTTCTTCTTACTCTCGCACGTGTCAACGGTCAGCTAGCTTG encodes:
- the LOC125530476 gene encoding mannose/glucose-specific lectin-like — its product is MAGAVKIGSWGLPSGKLCDINSYSSPQRLISITVYSNETPGGCIVGFSFTYVDQTGGAINVGTWGNTWGGVKTIYMNQGEHVNDVSGTSNSRGVTSLKIVTNQGDRGTYGCPAGDAFSVPLRQGKNEVVAFFGHSDDTLKSLGVYVPGAKECPVKIGPWGGHLGSSRDLYASNMPVQLQSIAVRSSERSGGRVFGFSYNYLDKAGQRISVGPWGSRTKGQQRNIAMNEDNYVTFISGTYDDYGVTSLKFESTQDDYGPFGCPVGTAFSVPVRDTGAIVGFFGRSSADGLVGFGAYVVPLDD